Proteins found in one Bacillus subtilis subsp. subtilis str. 168 genomic segment:
- the ltaSC gene encoding enzyme responsible for polyglycerolphosphate LTA synthesis (Evidence 1a: Function from experimental evidences in the studied strain; PubMedId: 15187182, 21255105, 23103977, 25288647, 25666134; Product type e: enzyme), with protein MRKTFFSKISFMLIAILLMWLKTYAVYKTSFHIKIDNLTQEFILFINPLSFLLLIFGLSLFLKGKNRNRYIIAMSCLVTFVLLANMVFYRFYNDFLTIPVLFQTSNMGDLGSSIGTLLEPTDLLLAVDIAVLIWLHIRQKAFQSDIPSTKNERAAYFLFVASVYFFNLGLSEAERPQLLTRSFDREMLVKNISLFNFHIYDGVLQSKQSAQRALADSNSLTEIENYVTANAKDANKRLFGAAKGRNVILVSLESTQSFVINEKLNGEEITPFLNDFIKQSYNFNNVYHQTGQGKTSDSEFIVDNSLYPLGRGAVFFTNAGNQYMAAPEILKNSGYYSAVLHANNKSFWNRDLMYDSFGYDSFFDINSYDVTDENSVGWGLKDKEFFEQSSELMKNLPQPFYSRLITLTNHFPFDLDEEDQLIDEYDSNSQTLNKYFPTVRYQDEALKRFIEKLKEDGLYDNSVIVLYGDHYGISENHNEAMGQFLGKEITPFEEVQLQKVPLVIHIPGITDKKPQTIETVGGQIDIRPTLMNLLGIDTKDQIQFGNDLLSDEKLDFTVLRDGSFITDQVVYTDGACYDKETGKPLEETKQCEAFADKAKQELSLSDEIIYGDLLRFYDQKRLDNSSKRKEKQMLDQAS; from the coding sequence ATGCGAAAAACGTTTTTTTCGAAGATTTCATTTATGCTGATTGCCATTTTATTGATGTGGCTGAAAACGTATGCTGTTTACAAAACCAGTTTTCATATTAAAATCGACAATCTAACACAGGAATTTATTCTGTTTATCAACCCATTGAGTTTTTTGTTGCTTATTTTTGGCCTCAGCCTGTTTTTAAAAGGCAAAAACAGAAATCGCTACATTATCGCGATGAGCTGTCTTGTCACGTTTGTATTGCTGGCAAATATGGTTTTTTACCGTTTTTACAATGATTTCTTAACAATCCCTGTTCTTTTTCAAACGAGCAATATGGGTGATCTCGGAAGCAGCATCGGAACACTTCTTGAGCCGACAGACCTCCTATTAGCTGTAGATATTGCGGTTTTAATATGGCTTCACATCCGGCAAAAAGCTTTTCAATCGGACATTCCCTCAACGAAAAATGAACGGGCGGCTTATTTTTTGTTCGTTGCTTCTGTTTATTTCTTCAACCTGGGCTTGTCTGAGGCGGAAAGACCTCAGCTATTGACACGCTCATTTGACAGAGAAATGCTTGTTAAAAACATTAGCCTGTTTAATTTTCATATTTACGATGGCGTTCTTCAGTCAAAGCAATCCGCACAGAGAGCGTTGGCAGACAGCAACAGCCTGACGGAGATTGAAAACTACGTAACCGCTAATGCGAAGGATGCCAACAAACGCTTATTCGGCGCTGCAAAAGGAAGGAACGTCATTCTCGTATCCTTAGAGTCGACGCAAAGCTTCGTGATTAATGAAAAATTGAATGGAGAAGAAATCACGCCTTTTCTGAATGACTTTATAAAACAGAGCTACAACTTTAATAATGTTTACCACCAAACAGGCCAGGGGAAAACCTCGGATTCTGAATTTATCGTGGACAATTCACTGTATCCGCTTGGACGAGGTGCCGTATTTTTTACGAATGCGGGCAATCAATATATGGCCGCTCCTGAAATTTTGAAAAACAGCGGATACTATTCAGCGGTGCTCCACGCTAATAATAAGAGCTTTTGGAATCGTGATTTAATGTACGACTCATTTGGATATGATTCGTTTTTTGATATTAACTCGTATGATGTAACTGACGAAAATTCAGTCGGCTGGGGACTTAAGGATAAAGAATTTTTTGAGCAGTCCTCAGAGCTGATGAAAAATCTGCCTCAGCCGTTTTACTCGAGGCTGATTACACTGACGAACCACTTCCCGTTTGATCTTGATGAAGAGGATCAATTGATTGATGAATATGATTCAAACAGCCAGACGCTAAATAAATATTTTCCGACAGTGCGTTATCAGGATGAGGCGCTGAAACGGTTTATCGAAAAGCTGAAGGAAGACGGGTTATACGACAACTCTGTTATTGTATTATATGGTGACCATTATGGTATATCAGAAAACCATAATGAAGCGATGGGGCAGTTTTTAGGAAAAGAAATAACCCCATTTGAAGAGGTACAGCTCCAAAAAGTGCCGCTGGTCATTCATATTCCGGGTATTACTGATAAAAAGCCGCAAACCATTGAAACAGTAGGCGGGCAGATTGATATCAGGCCGACGCTGATGAATCTTTTAGGGATTGATACGAAAGATCAAATTCAATTCGGCAACGATCTGCTTTCAGACGAAAAACTGGACTTCACGGTGCTCCGGGACGGGAGCTTTATCACAGATCAGGTTGTTTATACAGACGGTGCGTGTTATGACAAAGAGACGGGAAAACCGTTAGAAGAGACAAAACAATGTGAAGCATTTGCTGATAAAGCAAAACAGGAGCTATCACTTTCTGATGAAATCATTTATGGGGATTTGTTGCGATTTTATGACCAGAAAAGGCTGGACAATTCGTCAAAGCGGAAAGAAAAACAAATGCTTGATCAGGCATCATAA
- the glcK gene encoding glucose kinase (Evidence 1a: Function from experimental evidences in the studied strain; PubMedId: 9620975, 10737197, 15018644, 15050034, 20495944, 21108133, 27324299; Product type e: enzyme): MDEIWFAGIDLGGTTIKLAFINQYGEIQHKWEVPTDKTGDTITVTIAKTIDSKLDELQKPKHIIKYIGMGAPGPVDMAAGVVYETVNLGWKNYALKNHLETETGIPAVIENDANIAALGEMWKGAGDGAKDVILVTLGTGVGGGIIANGEIVHGINGAGGEIGHICSIPEGGAPCNCGKTGCIETIASATGIVRIAKEKIANAKKTTRLKATEQLSARDVFEAAGENDEIALEVVDYVAKHLGLVLGNLASSLNPSKIVLGGGVSRAGELLRSKVEKTFRKCAFPRAAQAADISIAALGNDAGVIGGAWIAKNEWLKHQNC, from the coding sequence ATGGACGAGATATGGTTTGCGGGCATTGACCTGGGAGGAACGACGATTAAACTCGCTTTTATTAATCAATATGGCGAAATTCAGCATAAGTGGGAAGTTCCGACAGATAAAACCGGCGACACGATTACTGTCACAATTGCAAAAACAATCGACAGCAAGCTGGATGAGCTGCAAAAACCGAAGCACATCATCAAATACATCGGAATGGGTGCACCAGGCCCTGTAGATATGGCGGCAGGAGTGGTTTATGAAACAGTAAATCTAGGGTGGAAAAATTATGCTTTGAAAAACCATCTGGAGACAGAAACCGGCATCCCAGCTGTTATAGAAAATGACGCGAATATTGCTGCGCTCGGGGAAATGTGGAAGGGAGCGGGTGATGGCGCAAAAGACGTCATTCTCGTGACGCTTGGCACAGGAGTTGGCGGCGGCATCATTGCAAATGGTGAAATTGTACATGGTATAAATGGCGCCGGCGGAGAAATCGGCCATATTTGCAGCATCCCTGAAGGCGGAGCGCCCTGCAACTGCGGCAAAACGGGCTGTATCGAAACAATTGCGTCAGCAACCGGAATTGTAAGAATTGCAAAAGAAAAAATAGCAAATGCTAAAAAGACGACACGTTTAAAAGCAACCGAACAATTGTCAGCGCGAGATGTGTTTGAAGCGGCGGGTGAAAATGATGAAATTGCCCTTGAGGTGGTTGATTATGTAGCCAAGCATCTTGGTTTGGTGCTCGGAAATTTGGCAAGCTCGCTTAATCCATCCAAAATCGTTCTTGGCGGCGGCGTATCGAGAGCCGGAGAACTGCTGAGATCAAAAGTCGAGAAAACATTCCGCAAATGCGCGTTTCCGCGGGCAGCCCAAGCTGCTGATATTTCAATCGCAGCACTTGGAAATGATGCCGGCGTTATCGGAGGCGCTTGGATCGCTAAAAATGAATGGCTGAAACATCAAAATTGTTAA
- the yqgQ gene encoding putative single strand nucleic acid binding transcription factor (Evidence 3: Putative function from multiple computational evidences; PubMedId: 15050034, 20057058; Product type f: factor) — protein sequence MNTFYDVQQLLKTFGHIVYFGDRELEIEFMLDELKELYMNHMIEKEQWARAAAVLRKELEQTKNGRDFYKG from the coding sequence ATGAATACATTTTATGATGTGCAGCAGCTGTTAAAAACGTTTGGCCACATTGTTTATTTTGGAGACAGAGAGCTTGAAATTGAGTTTATGCTGGATGAATTAAAGGAATTATACATGAACCACATGATTGAAAAGGAGCAGTGGGCCAGAGCGGCAGCTGTCCTTCGAAAAGAATTGGAACAAACAAAAAACGGAAGAGATTTTTATAAAGGCTAA
- the glpG gene encoding membrane endopeptidase (Evidence 2a: Function from experimental evidences in other organisms; PubMedId: 15050034, 16355228, 23518036, 26858402; Product type e: enzyme), whose protein sequence is MFLLEYTYWKIAAHLVNSGYGVIQAGESDEIWLEAPDKSSHDLVRLYKHDLDFRQEMVRDIEEQAERVERVRHQLGRRRMKLLNVFFSTEAPVDDWEEIAKKTFEKGTVSVEPAIVRGTMLRDDLQAVFPSFRTEDCSEEHASFENAQMARERFLSLVLKQEEQRKTEAAVFQNGKPTFTYLFIALQILMFFLLEINGGSTNTETLVAFGAKENSLIAQGEWWRLLTPIVLHIGIAHLAFNTLALWSVGTAVERMYGSGRFLLIYLAAGITGSIASFVFSPYPSAGASGAIFGCLGALLYVALSNRKMFLRTIGTNIIVIIIINLGFGFAVSNIDNSGHIGGLIGGFFAAAALGLPKAGAFGKRLLSAVLLIALAVGFLYYGLHSPSHQESALIQQASELYQEGKYEEVTELLNGEAAQKDASADLLKILAVSDIQIGEYDQAVSLLERAVKKEPKDHASYYNLALLYAEKNELAQAEKAIQTAVKLKPKEQRYKELQRQIENNKES, encoded by the coding sequence ATGTTTTTGCTGGAGTATACATATTGGAAAATTGCGGCGCACCTGGTGAATAGCGGGTATGGCGTCATACAAGCCGGTGAGTCAGATGAAATATGGCTGGAAGCGCCGGACAAGTCCTCTCATGATCTAGTTCGTCTTTATAAGCACGATCTTGATTTCCGTCAAGAAATGGTTAGAGACATCGAAGAGCAGGCCGAACGAGTAGAACGAGTCAGACATCAATTGGGCAGACGAAGGATGAAGCTGCTGAACGTGTTTTTTTCAACGGAAGCCCCAGTTGATGACTGGGAAGAGATTGCAAAAAAAACTTTTGAGAAGGGAACTGTGTCAGTTGAGCCGGCGATCGTTAGAGGAACGATGCTTCGAGATGATCTTCAAGCGGTTTTTCCATCATTTCGTACAGAAGATTGTTCAGAGGAACACGCTTCGTTTGAAAACGCGCAAATGGCGCGAGAACGCTTCCTTTCGCTAGTGCTGAAACAAGAAGAACAGAGAAAAACTGAAGCGGCGGTTTTTCAAAACGGAAAACCGACTTTTACATATTTATTTATTGCGCTTCAGATCCTGATGTTTTTCTTGCTCGAAATAAACGGAGGCAGCACTAATACGGAGACACTGGTGGCTTTTGGAGCAAAAGAAAACAGCCTGATTGCACAAGGAGAATGGTGGCGGCTTCTGACACCGATCGTGCTTCACATCGGCATAGCGCATTTAGCTTTTAATACGCTGGCTTTATGGTCGGTTGGTACAGCGGTTGAGCGGATGTATGGATCGGGGAGATTTTTGCTGATTTATCTGGCTGCTGGCATTACGGGTTCGATTGCGAGTTTTGTGTTCAGCCCGTATCCTTCGGCAGGGGCATCAGGAGCCATATTCGGATGCTTAGGTGCATTACTGTATGTTGCTTTGTCTAATCGAAAAATGTTTTTAAGAACTATAGGAACCAATATTATTGTCATTATTATCATCAATCTGGGCTTTGGTTTTGCGGTTTCGAATATTGATAATTCAGGACATATCGGCGGCTTGATTGGCGGCTTTTTCGCTGCAGCAGCACTGGGGTTGCCTAAAGCCGGAGCCTTTGGAAAAAGATTGTTGTCAGCGGTTTTGCTGATTGCTTTGGCTGTTGGATTTTTATATTACGGATTGCATTCGCCTTCACACCAGGAGTCAGCGCTGATTCAGCAGGCAAGCGAGCTGTATCAGGAAGGAAAGTATGAAGAAGTAACAGAATTGCTGAACGGAGAAGCAGCGCAAAAAGATGCCTCTGCCGATCTTTTGAAAATTCTTGCTGTTTCTGATATTCAAATCGGCGAATATGATCAGGCGGTTTCCCTTTTGGAACGAGCAGTGAAAAAAGAACCTAAAGACCATGCTTCCTATTACAATTTAGCGTTATTGTATGCGGAAAAAAATGAGCTTGCACAAGCAGAAAAGGCCATCCAGACGGCTGTGAAACTGAAGCCGAAGGAGCAGCGCTACAAGGAGCTGCAGCGGCAAATTGAAAACAATAAAGAATCATAG
- the yqgO gene encoding hypothetical protein (Evidence 4: Unknown function but conserved in other organisms) gives MKKLLIYAIFAVSAVMFYQNRYRLMNTVLSQPGIRRSFIHLFLRIPFIRNKFIQQAF, from the coding sequence ATGAAAAAACTTTTGATATATGCCATTTTCGCGGTTTCTGCCGTCATGTTTTATCAAAATCGCTACCGTCTTATGAATACTGTACTCAGCCAGCCAGGAATCAGGCGGTCTTTTATCCATTTGTTTTTAAGAATTCCATTTATCCGCAATAAGTTTATACAGCAAGCTTTCTAA
- the folN gene encoding 5-formyltetrahydrofolate cyclo-ligase (Evidence 2a: Function from experimental evidences in other organisms; PubMedId: 17329806, 20952389, 22773193; Product type e: enzyme), translated as MKSQLRKKTLEALSALSNEDILQKTERMYKYLFSLPEWQNAGTIAVTISRGLEIPTRPVIEQAWEEGKQVCIPKCHPDTKKMQFRTYQTDDQLETVYAGLLEPVIEKTKEVNPSQIDLMIVPGVCFDVNGFRVGFGGGYYDRYLSEYEGKTVSLLLECQLFAHVPRLPHDIPVHKLITEDRIISCFS; from the coding sequence ATGAAATCACAATTAAGAAAAAAGACGCTGGAGGCACTGTCTGCTTTATCAAATGAAGATATTCTTCAAAAAACGGAACGTATGTATAAGTACTTGTTTTCTCTGCCGGAGTGGCAAAATGCCGGCACCATTGCCGTCACTATTTCCAGAGGATTAGAGATACCGACGCGTCCTGTCATTGAGCAGGCTTGGGAAGAAGGGAAACAAGTTTGCATCCCAAAATGCCATCCGGACACGAAGAAAATGCAATTTCGCACATATCAGACTGATGATCAGCTCGAAACCGTGTACGCCGGACTGCTCGAGCCGGTAATTGAAAAAACAAAAGAAGTAAACCCATCACAAATTGACTTGATGATCGTTCCGGGTGTTTGTTTTGATGTTAACGGGTTTAGGGTCGGCTTTGGAGGCGGCTATTATGATCGCTATTTAAGTGAATATGAAGGGAAGACAGTCTCTTTGCTTTTGGAGTGCCAGTTGTTTGCGCACGTACCCCGTCTGCCGCATGACATCCCGGTACATAAGCTGATAACAGAGGATCGGATTATTTCTTGTTTTTCATAA
- the rpmGA gene encoding ribosomal protein L33 (Evidence 2a: Function from experimental evidences in other organisms; PubMedId: 12682299, 12904577, 19648245, 22720735, 23002217, 27561249; Product type s : structure): MRVNITLACTECGERNYISKKNKRNNPDRVEFKKYCPRDKKSTLHRETK; this comes from the coding sequence ATGCGCGTTAATATTACTTTGGCTTGCACTGAATGTGGTGAGCGTAACTATATTTCTAAAAAGAACAAACGCAACAATCCAGACCGCGTTGAATTTAAAAAATATTGCCCACGTGATAAAAAATCTACGTTACACCGTGAAACAAAATAA
- the yqgM gene encoding putative glycosyltransferase (Evidence 3: Putative function from multiple computational evidences; Product type e: enzyme) has protein sequence MNILMLSPEHPDEPKSGLGVHLNRLISYLNPHINITVFTPSGQLFSYAKFEDYIADANFTMVRHVLSHNKRFDLIHAHDDTTAPAAQYLKQRLGLPLAATIHGLESERKKVCREAPHPYRLMTERLLIESADALIVLSTFMKRSLDKAAHKKITVIPSPASMEEEKGKIPRSMNRRFLFSYGRFVPEKGLSQLLKVFAILKQRQPDLYLVLAGEGPSLSCYEKLAAAYNLKDRVMFLPFLNRKDIRTLLSHCEMAVFPSSYEPFGLAAQESMEQGVLTVVSQSGGFCDYAVHDKTAIIADFTLVQEAADLLDSFLKDREKARRIKEAGRQQVFKLHHPRLIMSSYLQLYERIFNNSAIH, from the coding sequence GTGAACATTCTCATGCTTTCACCCGAACATCCCGATGAGCCGAAAAGCGGGCTCGGTGTCCATTTAAACCGCCTCATTTCCTATTTAAACCCTCATATCAACATTACGGTTTTTACTCCGAGCGGGCAGCTGTTTTCGTATGCGAAGTTTGAAGATTACATAGCTGATGCTAACTTTACAATGGTTCGCCATGTGTTATCACACAATAAACGCTTTGATCTGATTCATGCCCATGATGACACAACTGCCCCTGCCGCCCAGTATTTGAAACAACGGCTTGGCCTTCCGCTTGCTGCGACAATCCACGGTCTTGAAAGCGAAAGGAAGAAGGTGTGCCGAGAAGCCCCACACCCATACAGGCTCATGACCGAACGGCTCCTTATAGAATCCGCTGATGCATTGATCGTATTAAGCACATTTATGAAGCGGTCTCTTGATAAGGCGGCACATAAGAAAATAACCGTTATCCCAAGCCCTGCATCTATGGAGGAAGAGAAGGGGAAAATCCCGAGAAGCATGAATAGAAGATTCCTCTTTTCATATGGAAGGTTTGTTCCGGAAAAAGGATTATCGCAGCTGTTAAAGGTGTTTGCCATCTTGAAGCAGCGTCAGCCTGACCTCTATCTAGTGCTGGCTGGGGAGGGGCCGTCTCTGTCCTGCTATGAGAAATTGGCTGCGGCATATAACCTGAAGGATCGCGTCATGTTTCTGCCGTTTCTAAATAGGAAAGATATCAGAACGTTACTGTCTCACTGTGAAATGGCTGTTTTCCCTAGTTCTTATGAACCGTTTGGGCTTGCCGCGCAAGAAAGCATGGAACAAGGTGTGCTGACTGTCGTTTCTCAGTCAGGTGGTTTTTGTGATTATGCGGTTCATGACAAAACGGCAATCATCGCTGATTTTACGCTCGTACAGGAAGCTGCTGATCTGCTGGACAGTTTTTTAAAAGACCGGGAAAAAGCCCGCCGGATAAAAGAAGCTGGCAGACAACAAGTGTTCAAGCTCCACCACCCCCGACTCATTATGTCATCATATTTGCAGCTTTATGAGCGTATCTTCAATAATTCAGCAATTCATTGA
- the yqgL gene encoding hypothetical protein (Evidence 4: Unknown function but conserved in other organisms) produces MDKHPFPYNIRHKLSFFRDTFDIIIQNAHTLTVSWEISEETMRLAEAVLFEKTQDMIKELRIVIKRKDIEAVRTKRTTYDKGEWTIRQAAGDAVYRAEYRIVNSMNVSLKLAGTDDIYLDENGIRHINSFQIEEAHTRWEAQFSAYTCYGRGEKER; encoded by the coding sequence ATGGATAAACACCCATTTCCCTATAATATACGACATAAGCTTTCCTTTTTTAGGGACACATTCGACATAATCATTCAAAACGCTCACACCTTGACCGTAAGCTGGGAAATCTCAGAAGAAACAATGCGGCTGGCTGAAGCGGTCCTTTTCGAAAAAACGCAGGATATGATAAAAGAATTGCGCATTGTCATCAAAAGAAAAGACATTGAAGCTGTCAGGACAAAACGCACAACGTATGATAAAGGAGAATGGACGATTAGACAGGCGGCTGGTGATGCTGTATATCGGGCTGAATACAGAATTGTGAATTCAATGAATGTCTCTCTCAAGCTTGCCGGTACAGACGACATCTATCTTGATGAAAATGGGATTCGTCATATAAACAGTTTTCAGATTGAAGAAGCGCACACCAGGTGGGAGGCGCAATTTTCTGCATACACCTGTTATGGGAGAGGGGAAAAAGAACGGTGA
- the yqzD gene encoding hypothetical protein (Evidence 4: Unknown function but conserved in other organisms) gives MEIAIIALFIVSIALIAFSYSQRDPMKDVEQELETLQLSAMQEIYKLKKKMTVLEEELLETNLVIRKSKQNDINQKIAKQILSKYNNGMSAEAIAKAEHVSVEDVNTIIKDNEKVLV, from the coding sequence GTGGAAATTGCTATTATTGCGTTGTTTATCGTCAGTATAGCGCTAATTGCATTCTCATATTCTCAAAGAGACCCGATGAAAGATGTAGAACAGGAGCTCGAAACACTGCAGCTTTCTGCGATGCAGGAAATTTACAAGCTCAAAAAGAAAATGACAGTGCTTGAGGAAGAATTACTGGAAACAAACCTTGTCATTCGCAAATCAAAGCAGAACGACATCAATCAAAAAATCGCTAAACAAATACTTTCTAAATATAATAACGGTATGTCAGCTGAAGCGATTGCTAAAGCTGAACATGTATCAGTGGAAGACGTGAATACGATTATCAAAGATAATGAGAAGGTGCTCGTATGA
- the yqzC gene encoding hypothetical protein (Evidence 4: Unknown function but conserved in other organisms; PubMedId: 22720735): MTKRGIQAFAGGIILATAVLAAVFYLTDEDQAAAVKDNKTVTEQDVNNYLDSKKLVSVNRDEYQKLLDSKEKSLNNDSGSDTKSDKVKTYKLTIKDGMSTADVSAILEKEGIISSAQDFNDYVIDAGYHKEIRAGEFKVKSDMSFKKIVKTLTR; the protein is encoded by the coding sequence ATGACAAAACGGGGCATTCAGGCATTTGCTGGCGGCATCATTTTAGCGACAGCCGTTCTTGCAGCTGTTTTTTATCTGACTGACGAAGACCAGGCCGCTGCTGTAAAAGATAATAAAACAGTAACCGAACAAGACGTGAACAATTATCTTGATTCTAAAAAATTGGTTTCTGTCAACCGTGATGAATATCAAAAACTTCTCGATTCAAAAGAGAAATCCTTAAACAATGACAGCGGCTCAGACACGAAATCAGACAAAGTCAAAACCTACAAGCTCACCATTAAAGACGGCATGAGCACGGCGGATGTATCTGCTATTCTTGAAAAAGAGGGCATTATCTCTTCGGCTCAAGACTTTAATGACTATGTCATTGATGCCGGCTATCACAAAGAAATTCGTGCCGGCGAGTTTAAAGTAAAATCAGACATGAGTTTCAAAAAGATCGTAAAAACGTTAACACGATAA
- the pstBB gene encoding phosphate ABC transporter (ATP-binding protein) (Evidence 1a: Function from experimental evidences in the studied strain; PubMedId: 8760913, 9098050, 12897025, 15289558; Product type t: transporter) — protein sequence MSIATEAVMKQEVYQVNGMNLWYGQHHALKNINLSIYENEVTAIIGPSGCGKSTFIKTLNLMIQMTPNVKLAGELNYNGSNILKDKVDIVDLRKNIGMVFQKGNPFPQSIFDNVAYGPRVHGTKNKKKLQEIVEKSLKDVALWDEVKDRLHTSALSLSGGQQQRLCIARALATNPDILLMDEPTSALDPISTRKIEELILELKDKYTIVIVTHNMQQAARVSDQTAFFYMGELVECDNTNKMFSNPKDQRTLDYISGKFG from the coding sequence ATGAGTATTGCTACCGAAGCTGTAATGAAACAGGAAGTATATCAAGTCAATGGAATGAACTTATGGTATGGGCAGCATCATGCTTTAAAAAATATCAATTTGAGCATTTATGAAAATGAGGTTACGGCGATTATCGGACCATCCGGATGCGGGAAATCGACCTTTATCAAGACATTGAATTTAATGATTCAAATGACGCCGAATGTAAAGCTTGCAGGTGAGCTGAACTATAATGGCAGCAACATTTTAAAGGATAAAGTGGACATCGTGGATTTGCGAAAAAATATCGGCATGGTATTCCAAAAAGGGAATCCGTTTCCGCAATCTATTTTTGATAATGTGGCTTACGGACCGAGAGTCCACGGCACCAAAAATAAGAAGAAGCTTCAGGAAATTGTGGAAAAGTCATTAAAAGACGTGGCGTTATGGGATGAGGTGAAGGATCGATTGCATACGTCCGCTCTTTCGCTGTCAGGGGGCCAGCAGCAGCGTCTTTGCATCGCCAGAGCACTTGCGACCAATCCTGATATTTTGCTGATGGATGAACCGACATCTGCACTAGATCCAATCTCAACGAGAAAAATTGAAGAACTCATTCTAGAGCTGAAAGATAAATATACAATTGTCATTGTCACGCATAACATGCAGCAGGCAGCAAGGGTTTCTGATCAAACCGCCTTTTTCTACATGGGCGAGCTTGTTGAATGCGACAATACGAATAAAATGTTCTCTAACCCGAAGGACCAAAGAACGCTCGATTACATTTCAGGAAAGTTTGGATGA